One Streptomyces mobaraensis NBRC 13819 = DSM 40847 DNA segment encodes these proteins:
- a CDS encoding NAD-dependent epimerase/dehydratase family protein has product MTWTVVTGAGGFIGSHLVRRLVRDGHRVRGVDLVPPRYGPGEAQEFVIADLRDAAQAARAVTGADTVFALAANMGGIGWTHTAPAEILHDNLLISTHTIEACRAAGVRTTVYTSSACVYPASLQREPDAAPLAEDPVFPAEPDMEYGWEKLTTEILCGAYRRSHGMDIKAARLHAIYGPLGTYTGPRAKSLSMLCDKVARIPGDEGEIEVWGDGTQTRSYCYVDDCVEGLIRLARSDVAEPVNIGSEERVDIASLVERIAGVAGKKVRCAFAPDRPVGPRGRVSDNTRCRELLGWAPETSLAAGLERTYPWIERQVLAEAGRADA; this is encoded by the coding sequence GTGACATGGACCGTGGTGACCGGAGCCGGCGGCTTCATCGGCTCCCACCTCGTACGCCGCCTCGTCCGGGACGGGCACCGGGTCCGCGGCGTGGACCTGGTGCCGCCGCGCTACGGCCCCGGCGAGGCCCAGGAGTTCGTCATCGCCGATCTGCGCGACGCGGCGCAGGCCGCGCGGGCCGTCACCGGCGCGGACACCGTCTTCGCGCTCGCGGCCAACATGGGAGGCATCGGCTGGACCCACACCGCGCCCGCCGAGATCCTCCACGACAACCTGCTGATCTCCACCCACACCATCGAGGCATGCCGGGCCGCCGGCGTGCGCACCACCGTCTACACCTCCTCGGCCTGCGTCTACCCCGCGTCCCTGCAGCGCGAGCCCGACGCCGCGCCGCTGGCCGAGGACCCGGTCTTCCCCGCGGAACCCGACATGGAGTACGGCTGGGAGAAGCTGACCACGGAAATCCTGTGCGGCGCCTACCGCCGCAGCCACGGCATGGACATCAAGGCAGCCCGGCTGCACGCCATCTACGGCCCCCTCGGCACGTACACCGGGCCCCGCGCGAAGTCCCTGTCGATGCTCTGCGACAAGGTCGCCCGGATACCCGGCGACGAGGGGGAGATAGAGGTCTGGGGGGACGGGACGCAGACCCGCTCCTACTGTTACGTCGACGACTGTGTCGAAGGGCTGATCCGGCTCGCCCGCTCCGACGTGGCGGAACCGGTCAACATCGGCTCCGAGGAGCGCGTCGACATCGCGTCGCTCGTCGAGCGGATCGCCGGGGTCGCCGGGAAGAAGGTGCGCTGCGCCTTCGCCCCCGACCGCCCGGTCGGGCCCCGCGGGCGCGTCTCGGACAACACCCGCTGCCGCGAACTGCTCGGCTGGGCACCGGAGACGTCCCTCGCGGCCGGCCTGGAGCGCACCTACCCGTGGATCGAGCGCCAGGTCCTCGCCGAGGCCGGGAGGGCCGATGCCTGA
- a CDS encoding condensation domain-containing protein: MRGHDDRVGRLSADWSVPPTRLPAGDPAGSVGPGGGPPVPHEEVTMSEYDDRLARLSDNQRALLDRWLAEDPAGGAGPLRPDGRPPRTEAERILAGVWEEVLETGGIGADDDYFALGGDSVHAIVIVAKARQAGLALTAHDLFEARTLAAVARRAAPAGPAEPVPDAGGGAVRYPLTPMQQGMLYHSAGGSTPGAYVVQVCCRLTGDLDVAAFRTAWQAVLSANPALAVSFHWSDGSPPEQVVDPDARVTVDTADWRDRTPAERDDAFARFLDTDRAAGFDLARAPLMRLTLFREGEHAYRCVWTHHHLVLDGWSQQLVLRDVLDCYMRLRAGRGAEPPARPSFTGHLRRLERQDGIDEEFWRDHLGGLPAPSRVAGPGCRDGRVVAVRRAEHRHRVSAATGRELTGFCRRHGLTPAAVLHGGWAVLLSLHCGQDDVVFGTTLSGRPEDLPGVTECVGLFINTLPLRVRCGEDTDVVDWLHGVQSDLAALRDHAHVPLSRVERGLGLGRGGGLFDSIMVVENFPAAVADGHEAGGLRVTEPRALVDEGYPLVLEATTGDRPVLHARYDPHRLAGGRVQALLAAFDDYLRAVTADPARPLPDLRAVLARDHARRDGAARGRRRAADRTRLTLARRRPATTTEGETP, encoded by the coding sequence ATGCGCGGGCATGACGACCGCGTCGGACGGCTGTCGGCGGACTGGAGCGTCCCGCCGACCCGCCTGCCCGCCGGGGACCCGGCCGGTTCCGTCGGCCCCGGCGGAGGCCCGCCCGTCCCGCACGAGGAGGTGACGATGTCGGAGTATGACGACCGCCTCGCGCGGCTGTCGGACAACCAGCGCGCCCTGCTGGACCGCTGGCTCGCCGAGGACCCCGCCGGCGGTGCCGGCCCGCTTCGCCCCGACGGCCGCCCGCCCCGCACCGAGGCCGAGCGGATCCTGGCCGGGGTCTGGGAGGAGGTGCTGGAGACCGGCGGGATCGGCGCCGACGACGACTACTTCGCGCTCGGCGGAGACTCCGTCCACGCCATCGTCATCGTGGCGAAGGCCCGGCAGGCCGGACTCGCCCTGACCGCCCATGACCTCTTCGAGGCCAGGACCCTCGCGGCCGTGGCGCGGAGAGCCGCCCCGGCCGGCCCCGCCGAGCCCGTCCCCGACGCGGGCGGCGGCGCGGTCCGGTACCCGCTGACCCCTATGCAGCAGGGCATGCTCTACCACTCGGCCGGCGGCAGCACGCCCGGCGCCTACGTGGTGCAGGTGTGCTGCCGGCTGACGGGGGACCTCGACGTGGCCGCCTTCCGCACCGCCTGGCAGGCCGTGCTGTCCGCCAACCCGGCGCTGGCCGTCTCCTTCCACTGGTCCGACGGCTCCCCGCCCGAGCAGGTGGTGGACCCCGACGCGCGCGTCACCGTCGACACGGCCGACTGGCGGGACCGCACCCCGGCCGAGCGGGACGATGCCTTCGCCCGCTTCCTGGACACCGACCGCGCGGCGGGCTTCGACCTCGCCCGCGCCCCGCTGATGCGGCTGACGCTCTTCCGCGAGGGCGAGCACGCGTACCGCTGCGTGTGGACCCACCACCACCTCGTCCTCGACGGCTGGTCCCAGCAGCTCGTCCTGCGCGACGTCCTCGACTGCTACATGCGCCTGCGCGCCGGACGCGGCGCCGAGCCGCCCGCCCGGCCGTCCTTCACCGGTCATCTGCGCCGGCTGGAGCGGCAGGACGGGATCGACGAGGAGTTCTGGCGCGACCACCTCGGCGGCCTGCCCGCACCCTCCCGCGTCGCCGGTCCCGGCTGCCGCGACGGCCGGGTGGTCGCCGTACGGCGCGCCGAGCACCGGCACCGGGTCTCCGCGGCGACGGGCCGGGAGCTGACCGGCTTCTGCCGCCGCCACGGGCTGACCCCGGCCGCCGTGCTGCACGGCGGCTGGGCGGTGCTGCTGTCGCTGCACTGCGGCCAGGACGACGTGGTCTTCGGCACCACCCTCTCCGGCCGCCCCGAGGACCTGCCCGGCGTGACCGAGTGCGTCGGCCTCTTCATCAACACGCTTCCCCTGCGGGTCCGTTGCGGGGAGGACACGGACGTCGTCGACTGGCTCCACGGCGTCCAAAGCGACCTGGCCGCCCTGCGGGACCACGCGCACGTCCCGCTCAGCCGCGTCGAGCGCGGTCTCGGACTGGGCCGGGGCGGCGGGCTGTTCGACAGCATCATGGTCGTCGAGAACTTCCCCGCCGCCGTCGCCGACGGCCACGAGGCGGGCGGGCTGCGGGTGACGGAGCCCCGGGCACTCGTCGACGAGGGCTACCCCCTCGTACTGGAGGCCACCACCGGGGACCGGCCGGTGCTGCACGCCCGCTACGACCCCCACCGCCTCGCCGGCGGGCGGGTCCAGGCGCTGCTCGCCGCCTTCGACGACTACCTCCGGGCGGTGACCGCCGACCCGGCCCGCCCGCTGCCGGACCTCCGCGCGGTCCTGGCCCGCGACCACGCGCGCCGGGACGGCGCGGCACGCGGGCGGCGCCGCGCCGCGGACCGCACCCGTCTGACGCTGGCCCGCCGCCGCCCGGCGACGACGACCGAGGGAGAGACACCGTGA
- a CDS encoding non-ribosomal peptide synthetase, translating to MPASRMSRPAGIVDIARRHAERTPARPAYAFLPDGETESVRFSFADIDRRARAVAAVLQDRGLAGERVLVAYPSGPEYVQAFLGCLYAGVVAVPCDEPRSGPSAERLAGIRADARPALALTAGAPEAGLAGLATLDVAGVPDSAAGTWTDPVAGPDALAFLQYTSGSTRRPRGVMVGHGNLLANERCIAAACGHDRDSTFVGWAPFFHDMGLVANLLQPLYLGSLSVLMPPMAFLQRPARWLRAVSRYRAHTSGGPNFAYDLCVDRVGEDERAGLDLSGWKVAYNGAEPVRADTLRRFTDRFAPHGFTPGAHFPTYGLAEATLLVATGPKGVPPRTLTADRAALRAGRLRPAGPGEDGLELVGNGTAGLDTTLRIVDPATARECPPGEVGEVWVRGPGVARGYFGRPRESAPLLAARLPGGEGPYLRTGDLGALHDGELFLTGRHKDLIVIRGQNHHPHDLERTAEQAHPALRPTCAAAFAVPGDGAERLVLVCELTSYRAADPAAVAEAVRAALAARHGVAPHTLLVLRRGGIPKTTSGKVRRGHCRTAYLDGTLPVHTAVRLPAGEEGTEALPLTTDPGRLATALRDLAAAHAGLAGPLPGTDEPVSALGLDSLASLRLHHHVQSAYGVTLPITALLGDTTYRRLAELTLAAPRPTRAPEGQVTGVWRPLTHGQRALWYEQALAPHAAAYHLVRALALRGPVDEEALAEAVRRVVRRHPALRTRFALRDGEPARRTEPYGPELDVRDATGLPADRLREHLAAAGDRPFDLAAGDPPVRLTLYRTDGGHVLLLVAHHLVADFWSLVVLLGDLARAHAGEDLPPAPEGDPGDEATDADRTYWRHRLADAPPALDLPTDLPHPAERGFAGATHAFRLPPDLTARLTALSRERHCTLFTTLLAAHQLLLHRLTGQDDLVVGTLLARRDTAEAAGAVGYLVNPLPLRSVREPGETFTELLRRTRRTVLDAVAHGRHPFGPLVSRLAPARTPGRAPLLQSLFVLQREYGDEADGYRALALGVGGRLRVGGLDLEALALPRRWSQLDLSLSMARLGDGLTGVWEYRTDLFTEATVAELSEAFVHLLRAAVEDPGAPVETLPLTGGRETGPRRGPSAARPALPLHRLVAAAARRDPARTAVVAPAPDGTAHHISHGALHRAATTLAARLRREGAGPERPVAVLVERGPWLPVAYLGILHAGATVLPLDPEDPPHRLARTIANSGARLLLTETGTASRAAEAAGPGVRALTVREGATGGERFSADVHPEQSAYLLYTSGSTGDPKGVLVPHRAIVNRLLWMQETYRLRPGERVLHKTPVTFDVSMWELLWPLTAGATVVMARPGTHRDPARLVRRIAREAVTTVHFVPSMLTPFLTELARGTTRLPALRRVVCSGEELPAAAVNRAAGLLDARLYNLYGPTEAAVDVTAWPCRPPEPGPVPIGLPIANTTTEVLDGRLRPLPRPVPGELYLGGACLAHGYHHDPALTAARFLPAPGGGRRYRTGDLVRQRADGALVFRGRTDDQVKIGGIRVEPGEVAEALRALPGVADAAVVPHDGRLAAYAVADPVGPAPAADALRDALRRRLPGHLVPAALTLLDRLPLTPAGKLDRRALPHPAAAPPPDGGRPPTTGTERLVARVWAERLGREVVGVDRDFFSLGGDSVRALGVTAALRAAGLPVTVTDLLRLPTVAALARHADERADRRPARQETPPGPFALCPEAAGVPGLEDAYPMSMAQRAVLFHRDHNPGYEVYVTSVAVSTPLDRTRLAAAVDRLLDRHAYLRSSFDLVSHPEPTQLVWTHLPTPLEVVESSDPAGFDAWLHAERKRPLDVGTGPLARFTAHDAGAAGFRLTVSSFALDGWCVATVLTELLRDYWSALRGAPLSLPAPAASYREFVALERAAQHDPAHREFWRTELAGARPHPLPRRPVPPPGPDGIRQHRHVVPVEDTVAKGLSALAGELGVGLKHVLLGVHLRVVRALSGDPDVITAVETHGRPERHDGDRVLGVFNNILPLRQRVDGGSWADLARAAHAAEARTGEYRRYPLAQAQRDHGAAGLFDTLFVFTHFHLYRALADLDGMAVSDLRAPDQTYVPLTAHFNVDATDGGGLRLLLESDPREFPDEQVAEFAAYYRRALRAAADAPHRPYRDTPLTDRPAGPAPHRAERSVHALFAAQARNHPDRIALDGEDGPVSHGALARRAARLAGTLRAAGAGPDTVVGIWAPRRADAVVALLAALHAGAAYLPLDPVHPPRRQRQVLTEAGARLLVLPAGLDTPLRACGLPVVAPDDLGAPIAPVSVHPEQLAAVMATSGSTGTPKTIGVPQRALAGYLRWAIGHYRLDEETVSPVHSSLGFDLTVTALLAPLAAGGQARLTDSGDPGALGAALAAGHHTLLKITPAHLAALAHQLGAPTALRTVVAGGEPLHAGHVRALRAFAPGARLVNEYGPTETTVGCCAHDVAPDPGEAPIPVGTPIAGLSACVVDDALPAPPGVRGELYIGGTGVTRGYLGRPAATAAAYVPDPAAPGARRYRTGDLARRLPDGTLLLAGRADRQVKIRGHRVEPGEVEQVLGGHPGVREAAVVAHPAPGGGRRLVAYWVPAEPARPPSADALTALLADRLPPYAVPAELVRLPALPTTPNGKVDHTRLPAAGRDRRLAELLDRIEALSDAEAASALRDSRPAPGSGDDRA from the coding sequence GTGCCCGCGTCCCGAATGAGCCGGCCGGCCGGCATCGTCGACATCGCGCGCCGTCACGCCGAGCGCACCCCCGCCCGTCCCGCGTACGCGTTCCTGCCCGACGGCGAGACGGAGAGCGTCCGCTTCTCCTTCGCCGACATCGACCGGCGGGCCCGCGCCGTGGCCGCCGTCCTCCAGGACCGCGGCCTGGCCGGGGAGCGGGTCCTGGTCGCCTATCCCTCCGGGCCCGAGTACGTCCAGGCGTTCCTGGGCTGCCTGTACGCGGGCGTGGTCGCCGTCCCCTGCGACGAGCCGCGCTCCGGCCCGAGCGCGGAACGGCTCGCCGGGATCCGCGCCGACGCCCGCCCCGCCCTGGCCCTGACCGCCGGCGCCCCCGAGGCCGGGCTCGCCGGCCTGGCCACCCTGGACGTGGCCGGCGTCCCCGACTCCGCCGCCGGGACCTGGACCGACCCCGTCGCGGGACCGGACGCCCTGGCCTTCCTCCAGTACACCTCCGGATCGACCCGCCGCCCCCGCGGCGTCATGGTCGGCCACGGCAATCTGCTGGCCAACGAGCGCTGCATCGCCGCCGCCTGCGGCCACGACCGGGACTCCACCTTCGTGGGATGGGCGCCGTTCTTCCACGACATGGGCCTGGTCGCCAACCTCCTCCAGCCCCTCTACCTCGGGTCCCTGTCGGTGCTGATGCCGCCGATGGCCTTCCTCCAGCGCCCGGCCCGCTGGCTGCGGGCCGTCTCCCGCTACCGGGCGCACACCAGCGGCGGCCCCAACTTCGCCTACGACCTGTGTGTCGACCGGGTCGGCGAGGACGAGCGGGCCGGACTGGACCTGTCGGGCTGGAAGGTCGCCTACAACGGCGCGGAACCCGTACGGGCCGACACCCTGCGACGGTTCACCGACCGCTTCGCCCCCCACGGCTTCACCCCCGGCGCGCACTTCCCGACCTACGGGCTCGCCGAGGCGACCCTGCTCGTCGCCACCGGCCCCAAGGGAGTGCCGCCCCGCACCCTGACCGCCGACCGCGCCGCCCTGCGCGCCGGCCGGCTCCGGCCCGCCGGACCCGGCGAGGACGGCCTGGAACTGGTCGGCAACGGCACCGCCGGCCTCGACACCACCCTCCGGATCGTCGACCCTGCGACCGCGCGGGAGTGCCCGCCCGGAGAGGTCGGCGAGGTCTGGGTGCGCGGCCCGGGCGTGGCACGCGGCTACTTCGGCCGCCCGCGCGAGTCCGCGCCGCTGCTCGCCGCCCGCCTGCCCGGCGGCGAAGGACCGTACCTGCGGACCGGGGACCTGGGCGCCCTGCACGACGGGGAACTCTTCCTCACCGGACGCCACAAGGACCTCATCGTCATCCGCGGCCAGAACCACCACCCGCACGACCTCGAACGGACCGCCGAGCAGGCCCACCCGGCGCTCCGCCCGACCTGCGCCGCCGCGTTCGCGGTGCCCGGAGACGGCGCGGAGCGGCTCGTGCTCGTCTGCGAACTCACCTCCTACCGCGCCGCCGACCCGGCCGCCGTCGCCGAGGCCGTCCGGGCCGCGCTCGCCGCGCGGCACGGCGTCGCCCCGCACACGCTGCTGGTGCTGCGCCGCGGCGGCATCCCCAAGACCACCAGCGGAAAGGTGCGGCGCGGCCACTGCCGGACGGCCTACCTCGACGGAACGCTCCCCGTTCACACGGCCGTCCGCCTCCCGGCGGGGGAGGAGGGCACCGAGGCCCTTCCCCTGACCACGGACCCCGGTCGACTGGCCACGGCGCTGCGCGACCTGGCCGCCGCCCACGCGGGCCTGGCCGGGCCCCTCCCCGGCACCGACGAGCCGGTGAGCGCCCTCGGCCTGGACTCGCTCGCCTCCCTGCGGCTCCACCACCACGTCCAGTCCGCCTACGGCGTGACCCTGCCCATCACCGCCCTGCTCGGCGATACCACTTACCGCCGGCTCGCGGAGCTGACGCTCGCCGCCCCCCGCCCGACCCGGGCGCCCGAGGGTCAAGTCACCGGCGTCTGGCGGCCGTTGACGCACGGGCAGCGCGCCCTGTGGTACGAACAGGCGCTCGCCCCGCACGCGGCCGCCTACCACCTCGTCCGCGCGCTGGCCCTCCGCGGCCCCGTCGACGAGGAGGCCCTCGCCGAGGCGGTCCGCCGCGTCGTCCGCCGCCACCCCGCCCTGCGGACCCGCTTCGCGCTCCGCGACGGCGAACCGGCGCGCCGGACCGAGCCGTACGGACCGGAGCTGGACGTACGCGACGCCACCGGCCTGCCGGCGGACCGGCTCCGCGAACACCTGGCCGCGGCGGGCGACCGCCCCTTCGACCTGGCCGCCGGCGACCCGCCCGTACGGCTGACGCTCTACCGCACGGACGGCGGCCACGTCCTGCTGCTGGTCGCCCACCACCTGGTCGCCGACTTCTGGTCCCTCGTCGTCCTCCTGGGCGACCTCGCCCGCGCCCACGCGGGCGAGGACCTGCCGCCCGCGCCGGAGGGGGACCCCGGCGACGAGGCGACGGACGCGGACCGGACGTACTGGCGGCACCGGCTCGCCGACGCGCCACCCGCCCTCGACCTGCCCACCGACCTCCCCCACCCCGCCGAACGCGGCTTCGCCGGCGCCACCCACGCCTTCCGACTGCCCCCGGACCTCACCGCCCGGCTGACCGCCCTCTCCCGGGAACGGCACTGCACCCTCTTCACCACCCTCCTCGCCGCCCACCAGCTACTGCTCCACCGCCTGACCGGGCAGGACGACCTCGTCGTGGGCACCCTCCTCGCCCGCCGCGACACCGCCGAAGCGGCCGGCGCCGTCGGCTACCTGGTCAACCCGCTGCCGCTGCGCTCCGTACGGGAGCCGGGAGAGACCTTCACGGAACTGCTGCGCCGCACCCGGCGGACCGTGCTGGACGCGGTCGCGCACGGCCGCCACCCCTTCGGGCCGCTCGTCTCCCGTCTCGCCCCCGCGCGCACGCCCGGCCGCGCGCCGCTCCTGCAGAGCCTGTTCGTGCTCCAGCGCGAGTACGGCGACGAGGCGGACGGGTACCGCGCGCTCGCCCTGGGCGTCGGCGGCCGGCTGCGCGTCGGCGGACTCGACCTGGAGGCACTCGCGTTGCCGCGCCGCTGGTCGCAGCTCGACCTCTCGCTGAGCATGGCGCGGCTCGGGGACGGGCTGACGGGGGTGTGGGAGTACCGCACCGACCTGTTCACCGAGGCCACGGTCGCGGAGCTGAGCGAGGCGTTCGTCCACCTGCTGCGGGCGGCCGTCGAGGACCCGGGCGCGCCCGTGGAGACGCTGCCGCTCACCGGCGGCCGGGAGACCGGGCCGCGCCGCGGCCCGTCGGCGGCCCGGCCCGCCCTCCCGCTGCACCGGCTCGTGGCTGCGGCGGCGCGCCGCGATCCCGCACGGACGGCGGTCGTCGCACCCGCCCCGGACGGCACCGCCCACCACATCAGCCACGGAGCCCTGCACCGCGCGGCCACCACCCTCGCCGCCCGGCTCCGCCGGGAGGGCGCCGGCCCGGAGCGGCCCGTCGCCGTGCTCGTCGAGCGGGGCCCCTGGCTGCCCGTCGCCTACCTCGGCATCCTGCACGCCGGGGCCACCGTGCTGCCCCTGGACCCGGAGGACCCCCCGCACAGGCTCGCCCGGACGATCGCGAACTCGGGGGCGCGGCTGCTGCTCACCGAGACCGGGACCGCCTCGCGCGCGGCCGAGGCGGCCGGTCCCGGCGTACGCGCGCTGACCGTGCGTGAGGGTGCCACCGGCGGCGAGCGGTTCTCGGCGGACGTCCACCCCGAGCAGTCCGCGTACCTGCTGTACACCTCCGGGTCGACGGGCGACCCCAAGGGCGTGCTCGTCCCGCACCGGGCCATCGTCAACCGCCTCCTGTGGATGCAGGAGACCTACCGGCTGCGCCCGGGGGAGCGGGTCCTGCACAAGACGCCGGTGACGTTCGACGTCTCGATGTGGGAGCTGCTGTGGCCGCTGACCGCCGGGGCGACCGTCGTCATGGCCCGGCCCGGGACCCACCGCGACCCCGCGCGACTCGTCCGGCGGATCGCCCGCGAGGCCGTCACCACCGTGCACTTCGTCCCCTCGATGCTCACCCCGTTCCTCACCGAGCTCGCCCGCGGCACGACGCGGCTGCCCGCGCTGCGGCGCGTGGTGTGCAGCGGGGAAGAGCTGCCCGCGGCCGCGGTGAACCGCGCCGCCGGACTCCTCGACGCCCGGCTGTACAACCTCTACGGCCCGACCGAAGCCGCCGTCGACGTCACCGCCTGGCCCTGCCGCCCGCCCGAGCCGGGGCCGGTGCCGATCGGCCTGCCCATCGCCAACACCACCACCGAGGTCCTCGACGGCCGGCTGCGCCCGCTGCCCCGCCCGGTGCCCGGCGAGCTGTACCTGGGCGGCGCCTGCCTGGCCCATGGCTACCACCACGACCCGGCCCTGACCGCCGCGCGCTTCCTTCCGGCCCCCGGCGGCGGGCGCCGCTACCGCACCGGGGACCTCGTCCGCCAACGGGCCGACGGGGCACTGGTGTTCCGGGGACGCACGGACGACCAGGTGAAGATCGGCGGCATCCGGGTCGAGCCCGGCGAGGTGGCGGAGGCGCTTCGGGCCCTGCCCGGCGTCGCCGACGCCGCGGTCGTCCCGCACGACGGGCGGCTGGCGGCGTACGCGGTCGCCGACCCGGTCGGCCCGGCCCCGGCGGCGGACGCCCTGCGGGACGCGCTGCGCAGGCGGCTGCCCGGCCACCTGGTGCCCGCCGCCCTCACCCTGCTGGACCGGCTGCCCCTCACCCCGGCGGGCAAGCTCGACCGCCGGGCGCTGCCCCACCCGGCGGCGGCCCCGCCCCCGGACGGCGGACGGCCGCCCACGACCGGGACCGAACGGCTCGTCGCCCGGGTGTGGGCCGAACGCCTCGGACGGGAAGTCGTCGGCGTGGACCGGGACTTCTTCTCCCTGGGCGGCGACTCCGTCCGGGCCCTCGGCGTGACGGCGGCCCTGCGCGCCGCCGGGCTCCCGGTGACGGTCACCGACCTCCTGCGCCTGCCCACCGTGGCCGCCCTCGCCCGCCACGCCGACGAGCGGGCGGATCGCCGACCGGCGCGACAGGAGACGCCCCCCGGGCCGTTCGCCCTCTGCCCGGAAGCCGCCGGCGTGCCCGGCCTGGAGGACGCCTACCCGATGTCGATGGCCCAGCGGGCCGTGCTCTTCCACCGTGACCACAACCCCGGCTACGAGGTCTACGTCACCAGCGTCGCCGTCTCCACGCCCCTGGACCGCACACGGCTCGCCGCGGCCGTGGACCGGCTGCTGGACCGGCACGCCTATCTGCGGTCCTCCTTCGACCTCGTGTCCCACCCGGAGCCCACCCAGCTCGTCTGGACCCACCTGCCCACCCCGCTCGAGGTGGTGGAGTCGTCCGACCCCGCCGGTTTCGACGCGTGGCTGCACGCCGAACGCAAGCGCCCCCTCGACGTCGGCACCGGACCGCTGGCCCGGTTCACCGCGCACGACGCGGGAGCCGCCGGATTCCGGCTGACCGTCAGCAGCTTCGCCCTCGACGGCTGGTGCGTGGCCACTGTGCTCACCGAACTGCTCCGCGACTACTGGTCCGCGCTGCGCGGCGCGCCTCTCAGCCTCCCGGCACCCGCCGCCTCCTACCGCGAGTTCGTCGCCCTCGAACGCGCCGCCCAACACGATCCGGCGCACCGGGAGTTCTGGCGGACGGAGCTCGCCGGTGCCCGGCCGCACCCGCTGCCCCGCCGCCCGGTGCCACCGCCCGGGCCGGACGGGATCCGCCAGCACCGTCACGTCGTCCCCGTCGAGGACACCGTCGCCAAGGGCCTGTCGGCGCTCGCCGGCGAGCTGGGTGTCGGGCTCAAACACGTTCTGCTCGGCGTCCACCTGCGGGTCGTCCGGGCCCTGTCCGGCGACCCCGACGTCATCACGGCCGTGGAGACCCACGGCCGCCCCGAACGGCACGACGGCGACCGCGTTCTCGGGGTGTTCAACAACATCCTGCCGCTGCGGCAGCGGGTGGACGGCGGGAGCTGGGCCGACCTGGCCCGCGCCGCGCACGCCGCGGAGGCGCGGACGGGGGAGTACCGCCGCTATCCGCTGGCCCAGGCACAGCGCGACCACGGCGCGGCCGGGCTCTTCGACACCCTCTTCGTGTTCACCCACTTCCACCTCTACCGCGCGCTGGCCGACCTGGACGGCATGGCGGTCTCCGACCTGCGGGCCCCCGACCAGACCTACGTACCGCTCACCGCCCACTTCAACGTCGACGCCACGGACGGCGGCGGCCTGCGGCTGCTGCTGGAGTCGGACCCGCGGGAGTTCCCCGACGAGCAGGTCGCGGAGTTCGCCGCGTACTACCGCCGCGCGCTGCGGGCCGCCGCCGACGCCCCGCACCGGCCGTACCGGGACACGCCGTTGACGGACCGGCCGGCCGGCCCGGCGCCGCACCGCGCGGAGCGCTCCGTCCACGCCCTGTTCGCGGCCCAGGCCCGGAACCACCCGGACCGGATCGCGCTCGACGGCGAGGACGGGCCGGTCAGCCACGGCGCCCTGGCCCGGCGCGCCGCCCGCCTCGCCGGAACGCTGCGGGCCGCGGGCGCCGGGCCGGACACCGTCGTCGGGATCTGGGCGCCGCGCCGCGCCGACGCCGTCGTGGCGCTGCTGGCCGCCCTCCACGCCGGAGCCGCCTACCTGCCCCTGGACCCGGTCCACCCGCCCCGGCGGCAGCGGCAGGTGCTCACCGAGGCCGGCGCCCGCCTGCTCGTCCTGCCCGCCGGCCTCGACACCCCGCTCCGGGCCTGCGGCCTGCCCGTCGTGGCCCCGGACGACCTCGGCGCGCCCATCGCCCCCGTGTCCGTCCACCCGGAGCAGCTGGCGGCGGTCATGGCCACGTCCGGCTCCACCGGGACGCCCAAGACGATCGGCGTCCCGCAGCGCGCCCTGGCCGGCTACCTCCGCTGGGCGATCGGCCACTACCGCCTCGACGAGGAGACCGTCTCCCCGGTGCACTCCTCGCTGGGCTTCGACCTGACCGTCACCGCGCTGCTCGCACCGCTGGCCGCCGGCGGGCAGGCGCGGCTGACCGACTCCGGCGACCCGGGTGCCCTCGGCGCGGCACTGGCCGCCGGCCACCACACCCTGCTCAAGATCACCCCGGCCCATCTGGCCGCCCTCGCCCACCAGTTGGGCGCGCCGACCGCACTGCGCACCGTCGTGGCCGGGGGCGAACCCCTGCACGCCGGCCACGTCCGCGCCCTCCGCGCCTTCGCGCCCGGCGCCCGGCTCGTCAACGAGTACGGGCCGACCGAGACCACCGTCGGCTGCTGTGCCCACGACGTCGCACCGGACCCCGGCGAGGCGCCCATCCCCGTCGGTACCCCGATCGCGGGCCTCAGCGCGTGCGTCGTCGACGACGCGCTGCCCGCACCGCCCGGCGTGCGGGGCGAGCTGTACATCGGCGGGACGGGCGTCACCCGCGGCTACCTGGGCCGGCCCGCGGCCACCGCCGCCGCCTACGTGCCGGACCCTGCCGCCCCCGGCGCCCGCCGCTACCGCACCGGCGACCTGGCACGCCGGCTGCCGGACGGCACCCTGCTCCTGGCGGGGCGCGCCGACCGCCAGGTGAAGATCCGCGGCCACCGGGTGGAACCGGGGGAGGTCGAGCAGGTGCTCGGCGGCCACCCCGGGGTGCGGGAGGCGGCGGTCGTCGCCCACCCGGCACCCGGCGGCGGCCGCCGGCTGGTCGCGTACTGGGTACCGGCCGAACCGGCCCGGCCACCGTCCGCGGACGCGCTCACCGCGCTGCTCGCCGACCGGCTGCCGCCGTACGCGGTCCCCGCCGAACTCGTCCGCCTGCCCGCCCTGCCCACCACCCCCAACGGCAAGGTCGACCACACCCGGCTGCCCGCGGCCGGACGGGACCGGCGACTGGCGGAACTGCTCGACCGGATCGAGGCACTGTCCGACGCCGAGGCGGCCTCGGCACTGCGCGACAGCCGGCCCGCACCCGGGAGTGGCGATGACCGAGCATGA